The genomic interval CCTCCGGGCATAAAAAAACACCCTGTCCGGATACAGACAAGGCGGCAACGCGCAGGGAGAGCCCGCAGTGATTCCATTGACCGTGACACCTTGCCGGTATCTCGTACCGACTTAAAAATATCAGCTTGCACAGCATACCACCGTATCTCGTGCTTGTCAACAGCAAATTCACATTTTCGTCACAAAAACTTGTCCCTCCCGGTTTCGGCGGGAGGGACAGGATACATGATTTTGCGGTCAGGCTTTCTTAAAGCTGTCCTTGAGCGCGACGGCGCGGTTAAAGACCAGATGCTCCGGAGCCGAGTCCTTGTTGTCCACGGCAAAGTAGCCGAGACGCAGGAACTGGAACGCGGCCGGAGCCTCGGCGCCGGCGAGCATCCGCTCGACCTTGCAGCCGGTGAGCACGGACAGCGAGTCCGGATTCAGGCACGCCAGATAGTCCTTGCCGTCACCCTCGGGGTCGGCGTCGGCGAAGAGGTTATCATACAGGCGCACCTCGGCGTCGGCGCAGTTGTGTGCATCGACCCAGTGGATCGTGCCGCGCACCTTGCGGCCGTCGGGCGTGTTGCCGCCGCGGGTCTCGGGGTCGTATTCGCACAGGACCTCCGTCACGCTTCCGTCCGCGTCCTTGACGCAGCCGGTGCAGCGGACGATGTACGCACCCTTGATGCGCACCTCGTTGCCGGGGTAGAGGCGGTTATACTTTTTCGGCGGCTCCTCCATGAAGTCGTCGGCTTCGATCCACAGCTCGTTGGAGAACGTCACGTCGCGCGTGCCGGCGTTTTCGTCCTCGGGGTTGTTCTCGATGGCAAACGTCTCGCTCTGGCCCTCGGGATAGTTCGTGATGCGCAGCTTCACCGGGTGCAGCACGGCCATGGCGCGCTGGGCATGGAGGTTGAGATCCTCGCGCAGGCAGTGTTCCAGAAAGCTGTAGTCGACCGTGGACGCGACCTTGGACACGCCGATGCGCTCGCAGAAATTGCGGATGGACGCGGGCGTGTAGCCGCGGCGGCGCAGGCCGCACAGCGTCGGCATGCGCGGATCGTCCCAGCTGGAGACATAGCCCTCCTCGACGAGGCGGCGCAGCTTGCGCTTGGACATGACGGTGTAGTTGATGCCGAGGCGCGAAAACTCGATCTGGCGCGGCTTGCACGGCACGGACACATTGTTTACGACCCAGTCGTACAGCGGGCGGTGATCCTCATATTCCAGCGAGCACAGCGAGTGCGTGATGCCCTCGAGCGCGTCCTGGATCGGGTGCGCGAAGTCGTACATCGGGAAAATGCACCACTTTGTGCCCTGACGGTGGTGCTCGATGTAGCGGATGCGGTAGAGCACGGGGTCGCGCATATTGAAGTTGCCGGAGGCGAGGTCGATCTTCGCACGCAGGGTATACTTGCCCTCCGGGAACTCGCCGGCGCGCATGCGCGCGAACAGATCGAGGTTTTCCTCGATCGGGCGGTCGCGCCAGGGGCTGACGGCGGGGGTGTTCACATCGCCGCGGTATTCGCGGAACTGCTCCGGCGTCAGCTCGCACACATAGGCAAGCCCTTTTTTAATCAGCTCCACGGCGTATTCGTAATCCTTCTCGAAGTAGTCCGAGCCGAAGAAGAACCGGTCGCCCCAGTCAAAGCCGAGCCAGTGGATATCCTCCTGAATGGCTTCCACAAACTCGTTGTCCTCCTTGGAGGGGTTCGTGTCGTCCATGCGCAGGTTGCAGATGCCGCCGAATTTTTCGGCCGTTCCGAAATCGATGCACAATGCCTTGCAGTGGCCGATGTGCAGGTAGCCGTTCGGCTCGGGCGGGAAACGGGTGTGGACGGTCTGACCGGCGAAGCGGCCGCCGGGCGCAAGATCCTCTTCGACAAAGGCTTCGATAAAGTTTTTGGTATCTTCCATAGTGTCTTGTCAACTCCACATAAATTTGCGATGGGCAGAAAATTGTAAAGGTATTATACACGATTCGTTTTCTGTTTACAATATCGAAAAAGAAATATATAATTCAGACAGGATTGTAAGACAACGGAGGTGCGGACATATGTATGACCTGCTCATCATCGGCGGCGGCCCGGCTGGGCTGTCGGCGGCCATGACGGCGCGCAACCGGAATTTGACCGTGTGCGTGATCTGCGGCGGCGCGGCCGACAGCGCGCTGTATAAAGCCGGCCATGTCACAAATTACCCCGGTGTGCCGGATGTCTCCGGCCCCGCGCTGCTCGAGACCATGACGCAGCAGGCGCGCGATCTTGGCGCGGACATGCTGCGCGAGCGGGCGCTGTCGGCCATGCCGATGGGCAAAACGTTCGGCGTCTCGGCGGGCAAGGAATTTGTGGAGGGCAGGGCGCTTCTGCTTGCGACCGGCATTGCCCAGCGCGGCACGTTTCCCGGGGAAACGGCGTTTCTCGGCCGCGGCGTGAGCTACTGCGCTACCTGCGACGGCATGCTCTACCGCGGCAAGCGCGCGGCGGTCATCGGCCTGGCGGCGGACGCCCCGGCGGAGGCGGACTTCCTGCGTGAGATCGGCTGCGACGTGCAGTATTACGACGGAAAAAAGCACCGCTTTGAGATCCGCGGCGCCGAGCGGGCGGACACGCTCGTGATCGACGGCGCGGCACAGCCGGCGGACGTCATCTTCGTCCTGCGCGCGGGCTTTGCGGCCGATACGCTTCTGCCCGGCATCGCCACGGAAAAGGGCCACATCGTCGTGGATGAAAGCTATGCCGCGAGCATTCCCGGCGTTTTCGCGGCCGGGGACTGCACCGGCGCGCCCTATCAGATCCCGGCGGCGGTCGGCGAGGGCAACCGCGCGGCACTTTCGGTCGTGCGCTGGCTCAGAAACGCTTGACAAACGGCGCGGCAGGGCCTATAATTTTCCCATCCATTTGCGAAGAAGGGGAGGAGTAGTCTCCCGGCGGACGTCAGAGAGAAGGCGGTTGGTGCGAGCCTTTCGGATGCCGGAGATGAAGGTCGCCCCGGAGCAGCCGGCCTGAACGGAGTAGGGCGGCCGGGTTCTCCCGTTACAGAGACAAGAGTGTCACGCGCCTGCGTGGAATTCAGGTGGTACCGCGGTTTCGATCGCCCTGAAACAGTTCGTTTCGGGGCGATTTTTTTGCGCCCCGGCAATCTTAAAGGAGGAGAGCCATGAAAGAGCTTCCGAAGGTCTACGACCCCAAACAGGTCGAAAGCAAGATTTATGACATGTGGATGCGCGGCGGCTATTTTGCCGGCAAAGCCGATCCGGACAAAAAGCCGTTTTCCATCGTCATGCCGCCCCCGAACGTCACCGGCCAGCTGCACATGGGCCACGCGCTCGATGCGACGCTGCAGGACATCCTCACGCGCTATAAGCGCATGCAGGGCTATGCCGCCCTGTGGGTGCCCGGCACGGATCACGCCGGCATTGCCACGCAGATCAAGGTCGAGGAGATGCTGCGCAAGGAAGAGGGCCTGACCCGCTACGATCTCGGCCGCGAGGAATTCCTCAAGCGCGTCTGGGCGTGGAAAAAGCAGTACGGCAACCGCATCGTCGAGCAGCAGAAGTCGCTCGGCGTGTCCTGCGACTGGGACCGCAGCCGCTTCACCATGGACGATGGCTGCTCAAAGGCTGTGCGCGAGACGTTCTGCGAGCTGTATGAAAAGGGCCTGATCTACAAAGGAAACCGCATCATCAACTGGTGTCCGCACTGCCGCACGGCCCTGTCCGACGCTGAGGTCGAATATAAGGATATGCCCGGCGCGTTCTGGTATATCCGCTACCCACTCAAGGACAGTGATGATTACCTCACCATCGCCACCACCCGGCCGGAGACCATGCTTGGCGACACCGGCATCGCGGTCAACCCGGCGGACGAGCGCTACCAGCACCTCGTCGGCAAGACGGCGATCCTGCCGCTCGTGGGCCGTGAGCTGCCCATCGTGGCCGACGATTACGTCGAGCTCGATTTCGGCACCGGCTGCGTCAAGATGACGCCCTGCCACGACCCGAACGACTACGAGGTCGGCTTGCGCCATAATCTCGAGCAGATCCTCATCTTCGACGAGGACGCCCGCGTCATCAACGGCGGCAAGTACAACGGCCTCGACCGCTACGAGGCGCGCAAGGCCATTCTGGCCGATCTCGAGGAGCAGGGCTACCTCATCAAGACCGAGCCTTATAATCATAATGTCGGCACGTGCTACCGCTGCGGCACGACGGTCGAGCCGATGACGAGCCCGCAGTGGTTCGTCAAGATGAAGCCGCTGGCCGAGCCCGCCATCGAGGCCGTGCGCGACGGGCGCATCAAGTTCGTGCCCGAGCGCTTCAGCAAGACCTATTATAACTGGATGGAGAATGTGCACGACTGGTGCATCTCCCGCCAGCTCTGGTGGGGCCACCAGATCCCGGCGTGGTACTGCGACGACTGCGGCCATGTCACCGTCTCGCGCACCGACGCCTGCGAGTGCGAGGCCTGCCACAGCAAGAACATCCACCGCGACCCCGACGTGCTCGATACCTGGTTCAGCTCCGCACTCTGGCCGTTTTCCACGCTCGGCTGGCCGGATAAGGATTCCGAGGATCTGAAGTTCTGGTATCCCACGAGCGTCATGGTCACGGGCTACGATATCATCTTCTTCTGGGTCGCGCGCATGATCTTCTCCGGCCTGGAGCAGATGAAGGACATCCCGTTCCCGACGGTATTCATCCACGGTCTGGTGCGCGACGATAAGGGCCGCAAGATGTCCAAGTCACTCGGCAACGGCATTGACCCGCTCGAGATGGCCGACACCTACGGCGCCGACGCGCTGCGCTTCAACCTCATCACGGGCAACAGCCCCGGCAACGACATGCGCTTCTATGTCGAGAAGTGCGGCGCCATGCGCAACTTTGCCAACAAGCTCTGGAATGCTTCCCGCTTCGTGATGATGAACCTCACCATCGACAAAAACGAGCTGCCCGAGACGCTGGAGCTCGAGGACAAGTGGGTGCTCTCAAAGCTCAACACGCTCTCGAAGGAAGTGTGCGAGAACCTCGACAAGTACGAGATCGGCATCGCCGCGGCGAAGATCTACGACTTCATCTGGGACACGTACTGCGACTGGTATATCGAGCTCACGAAGCCCCGCCTCAACAGCGGCGACGAGGCCCGCGCCCGCAGCGCGCAGCAGGTGCTGCTGTATGTCCTGACGGACATTCTCAAGCTCCTGCACCCGTTCATGCCGTTCATCACCGAGGAGATCTGGCAGGCCCTGCCGCACGACGGCGAGGCGCTCATGATCGCCCGCTATCCGGAGTATACCGAGTCCCTTGCTTTCCCGGCCGAGGAGCGCGACTTTGAGATGGTCATGAACGCCATCCGCGCCGTGCGCAGCCGCCGCGCCGAGATGAACGTGCCGCCGAGCAGAAAGGCGCACCTGTTCATTACGACCGACCGGCAGGACGCTTTCCGCTCCGGTGAGATCTATATCACGAAGCTCGCCTACGCCGAGCAGATCACCATCAGCAGCGAGCTGCCGGCTGACGCGGAGAAGATGGTCTCCGCCGTCACGGAAGAGGCCAAGCTCTTCATGCCGATGGCCGAGCTGATCGACCTCGACAAAGAGCGCGCCCGTCTGGAAAAGGAGCTCGAAAAGGCCCGCAAGAACTACGAGGGCCAGATGCGCAAGCTCTCGAACGAGAACTTCGTCTCCCGCGCGCCGGAGGCCGTCGTGCAGACGGAGCGCGAGCGCGCCGAGAAGGCCAGGGCGCTCGTGGAAAATCTCGAGGCCAGCCTAAAAAACCTCGGCTGAGCGCCGCCGTCCGACAAATTCGGCCCACGTCTCTGGGCTACAATAGCACCGTGTACGAAGGTTCGTACACGGTGCTTTTTCTTTTGATTTAGGAGGTATGAGCAGATGCGGATGAAAACGCATGATGACGGCCGGTGCCTGACGCTGCGCCTGCTCGGCGAGCTGGATCACGCGGCGGCGCAGGAAGTCATGCCCGGCATTGAGGACGCCGTGGAGGAGTACCTGCCGCGCCGCTGCGTGCTCGACCTGTCCGGCCTGAGCTTTATGGACAGCTCCGGGATCGCGGTCATTCTCAAGACCGACCGCCTCCTGCGGCAGACAGGGGGCGCACTGGCGCTGTGCGGCGTGCCGCGGCAGGTGCGCCGGGTGCTGGACGTGGCCGGCCTGACCAATATCGTCCCGGTGCTCGAGGACCGGGCAAAGGAGTGTGAACAGTGTTGACGCAGAAAAATTACATGAAGCTGGAGTTTCCGGCGCGCAGCGTGAACGAGGGCTTTGCGCGCGCGGCGGTGGCGGCCTTCGCCGCGCAGCTCGACCCGACGCTTGCCGAGATCGGGGACATCAAGACCGCCGTGTCCGAGGCCGTAACGAATGCGGTCGTGCACGCCTATCCGGACA from Clostridiales bacterium carries:
- a CDS encoding glutamine--tRNA ligase/YqeY domain fusion protein, with translation MEDTKNFIEAFVEEDLAPGGRFAGQTVHTRFPPEPNGYLHIGHCKALCIDFGTAEKFGGICNLRMDDTNPSKEDNEFVEAIQEDIHWLGFDWGDRFFFGSDYFEKDYEYAVELIKKGLAYVCELTPEQFREYRGDVNTPAVSPWRDRPIEENLDLFARMRAGEFPEGKYTLRAKIDLASGNFNMRDPVLYRIRYIEHHRQGTKWCIFPMYDFAHPIQDALEGITHSLCSLEYEDHRPLYDWVVNNVSVPCKPRQIEFSRLGINYTVMSKRKLRRLVEEGYVSSWDDPRMPTLCGLRRRGYTPASIRNFCERIGVSKVASTVDYSFLEHCLREDLNLHAQRAMAVLHPVKLRITNYPEGQSETFAIENNPEDENAGTRDVTFSNELWIEADDFMEEPPKKYNRLYPGNEVRIKGAYIVRCTGCVKDADGSVTEVLCEYDPETRGGNTPDGRKVRGTIHWVDAHNCADAEVRLYDNLFADADPEGDGKDYLACLNPDSLSVLTGCKVERMLAGAEAPAAFQFLRLGYFAVDNKDSAPEHLVFNRAVALKDSFKKA
- a CDS encoding valine--tRNA ligase; this encodes MKELPKVYDPKQVESKIYDMWMRGGYFAGKADPDKKPFSIVMPPPNVTGQLHMGHALDATLQDILTRYKRMQGYAALWVPGTDHAGIATQIKVEEMLRKEEGLTRYDLGREEFLKRVWAWKKQYGNRIVEQQKSLGVSCDWDRSRFTMDDGCSKAVRETFCELYEKGLIYKGNRIINWCPHCRTALSDAEVEYKDMPGAFWYIRYPLKDSDDYLTIATTRPETMLGDTGIAVNPADERYQHLVGKTAILPLVGRELPIVADDYVELDFGTGCVKMTPCHDPNDYEVGLRHNLEQILIFDEDARVINGGKYNGLDRYEARKAILADLEEQGYLIKTEPYNHNVGTCYRCGTTVEPMTSPQWFVKMKPLAEPAIEAVRDGRIKFVPERFSKTYYNWMENVHDWCISRQLWWGHQIPAWYCDDCGHVTVSRTDACECEACHSKNIHRDPDVLDTWFSSALWPFSTLGWPDKDSEDLKFWYPTSVMVTGYDIIFFWVARMIFSGLEQMKDIPFPTVFIHGLVRDDKGRKMSKSLGNGIDPLEMADTYGADALRFNLITGNSPGNDMRFYVEKCGAMRNFANKLWNASRFVMMNLTIDKNELPETLELEDKWVLSKLNTLSKEVCENLDKYEIGIAAAKIYDFIWDTYCDWYIELTKPRLNSGDEARARSAQQVLLYVLTDILKLLHPFMPFITEEIWQALPHDGEALMIARYPEYTESLAFPAEERDFEMVMNAIRAVRSRRAEMNVPPSRKAHLFITTDRQDAFRSGEIYITKLAYAEQITISSELPADAEKMVSAVTEEAKLFMPMAELIDLDKERARLEKELEKARKNYEGQMRKLSNENFVSRAPEAVVQTERERAEKARALVENLEASLKNLG
- a CDS encoding NAD(P)/FAD-dependent oxidoreductase, translated to MYDLLIIGGGPAGLSAAMTARNRNLTVCVICGGAADSALYKAGHVTNYPGVPDVSGPALLETMTQQARDLGADMLRERALSAMPMGKTFGVSAGKEFVEGRALLLATGIAQRGTFPGETAFLGRGVSYCATCDGMLYRGKRAAVIGLAADAPAEADFLREIGCDVQYYDGKKHRFEIRGAERADTLVIDGAAQPADVIFVLRAGFAADTLLPGIATEKGHIVVDESYAASIPGVFAAGDCTGAPYQIPAAVGEGNRAALSVVRWLRNA
- a CDS encoding anti-sigma factor antagonist (This anti-anti-sigma factor, or anti-sigma factor antagonist, belongs to a family that includes characterized members SpoIIAA, RsbV, RsfA, and RsfB.) — translated: MRMKTHDDGRCLTLRLLGELDHAAAQEVMPGIEDAVEEYLPRRCVLDLSGLSFMDSSGIAVILKTDRLLRQTGGALALCGVPRQVRRVLDVAGLTNIVPVLEDRAKECEQC